CAGCTGGCGGACCAGAAAAGCCGCTGTACGGAGCTTGCCGAGGAGCGCAGAGTAGCTGTGCAGGAGGTGACTGTGTTGCGCCAAGAGTTGCAGGTCGCACAGCAGCAGTTGATCCACGAGCGTGATACCGCGACGGCCTACCTGCGCGGTATCGAAGATCGCGCCCACCGCGAGGTCGATCGAGCTCGTGAGGAGAGTAGGCTAGCCGCCGCTCAACTCAAGATCGTGACAAGGCAACACGGCCAGTTGCGCCAGCGGCTAGACACAGTGTTATCCCAACTTCTCGAGGCACAACAGGTCGCTGCCGCTGAGAAGGCACGGGCCAGCACCCTTGAGCAGCAACTGGTGAGACCTACCCGAGCCAGGCGCACAAAGGCTAAGCCGACCAAGTCGAAATCCAAAGCGGCTGCTCAAGCGGAGACTCCCGGCTCTGGGTGTTAGTTCTGGTTCCTTGAGGACGCTGATTCGCCTAGTGGCTAAGCGTTTAACTTTGTCGCGGAGTCCATGTGCTCAACTAATTCGTCCGTTCGGTCTGGAACGAGGGGGGTCTTGCTCAGCACAATACAGCGAGTAGTGCCGACATACTCTTCGATGAGATAGAGACTGTCCCCGACCTCAACGCCCATTACTTGGAGAATTTCATCAGGAATCCGGATGGCGCCATCGCCGTCCCAGTCTTGAATCACTACCCGAGTTGCAGCCATCTTTCGAAACCTCTGATGGTAGAGCTGGCGCCCTACAATGACGGACTACTTCTGTCGTTGCGAAATGCCCTCTAAGCATTGATGTCATTCCGTCGCAGATGCATTTCGGCCGAAAAAATAACGTCGGTGACAATCAGTGCCTCCAAGTTTTTCCGGTGATGCATTGAGTAGCTGACGCCATCGGCGACTTTATAGAGGTAGCCCGGATCTCCGGCGGGCCCATCTCGAACGATGCAAATTTCTTTCAGTGGCTCCATCAACCACGTTGAGTGGCCATTGACGTGTGCCGGTGTGACCAGCTGCACTTCCTCCACCCAGGCCAGATTCGACTGATCATCAATGATCTTTTTTAGATCATGGGCGTGATTAAGCATCAGCATGCTTCGATAGGCCTGACGGCCGTGGCGTCGGGCGATTTGCAGGTAGAACCAGGGCCAGCTGATCTCCTGCTCAACATAGCTCCACAGTTGGGCGGTGGTGCCCTTTGCGGTATCCAAGTGGATCTCCGCACTCCGGTAAGTCGTGAACATAGCCCTGCACCTGAAAATGAAACCTATAGATTGTAGCCCTATAGTGTACGTGAAGGCTTCATCGATCCCTTTTTAAGGATCGGCAAAATGGAGCTGAACACAGCATTCGGGCTGGCGCTTAAAAGGCTGCGCAAGCAGCAGGGCCTTACCCAGGAAGACTTTTCCAACGTCAGTAGCCGAACCTACCTGAGCAGCCTGGAGCGTGGCATTAAGGGGCCGACCATCGAGAAGGTCGAGCAACTCGCCAGCGTGCTGGATGTCCACCCGGCTACCATTCTGGCCGCCGCCTATCTGATCAAAGAAAGCGGAGTAGCGCGCCGTGACCTCGTTCTGCGGATTGAGGAGGAGCTCAGTCGCCTTGAGAATGCGCATTATTGATAATACGACTATGATCTATCAGTCACGCGATAGGATTTGAAATGGAGCGCAATCCCTGAGCCCAATGAGGCCTTCCGGGCATTACTTGTGAGATCTACTGCCAGAGTGCTCGGGTGGAAGGTTACGTTCGCAGCTAAGCTCAAGTGCTCTGCGCATCCACTGAGGCATTTTGCAGGTCATCAGGGTGATTTGGTCTGCAGGCTTGAGCGCGTTTTGGATGGCTGTAATGCATCCTGCGTTTGCACCTTCTTTGCCTAGATAAAAGAGAGCACTGATTGCTGTCCCAACTTCGGTTCCGGCATGCTGCATAACCGATGGCGGAGCATGTATCAGACGTACCTCACCTTTCCCGAAATGGAATGATCGACTTGGCCCGCTAGTGTAGTAAATCGGGACCAATGGCATCTGGGTGCTGAGACCAAACATTCGTACAGCATTGGCGCCATGCATTTGGAGGGTTTGACGGTTCTGCCTGGCAATCAACCTCACGACCTCCCAAGCACTAGGCCGGTACCGCGCTACATACCGACTAGGTTTGGGGCGCATGTAGATGCCTCGATGTAGCCTCTCTAAGTCGCCTCTGTTGACCAGCAGTGCTATTGCCTTGTAAACGGCATTGCGGGTGCCAAACTCCGCAAAGTTCCTGATAGAGAAGGGCTGTCCTTTCGGTAGGCGCTTGACCCGCTGTGCAATGCGGATAGATGTCGATTGAGATTTATCATTCGGCATTGCGGTTTCCACGCCTAGGATATGAACTCTATCGCTGCTTCCTGCGACTGAGGAAGAACAGCGATCTAAATAGGTCTCGGTTTTTTTATAAACCGTCCTGCCTCAGAAAATAACGACGCTCGAACTCTATCGGCGATAGCTTCTCGGTGAAACTATGTCGTCGCTTGGGGTTGTCGAATACATCGCTCCATGCTTTGCCGCGGCTCTCGTAGATTCTGCGCTTGATCTGCTCGCGCTTGAGCACTTGGAAAAAGCTCTCGGTGATTGCGTTGGCATGATGTTTGCTGGGTGACTCATGCTGCTCGTCAGATTGTTGGCTCGGATAAAGCGCTGCCAGTCCGCACTACTGAACTGACTGCCTTGGTCGGAGTGAATCATCACCTCTTGTCGCGGCTTGCGTCGCCATACCGCCATCAGCAGCGCGTAGATAGCCAGATCGCTGCTCATGCGGGGCTCCATCGACCAGCCGATGACCCGACGAGAGAACAGGTCGAGCGCTACTGCCAGGTAGAGCCAGCCTTCATAGGTGCGTATGTAGGCGATGTCGGTGCCCCAAACCTTGTTCGGCTCACTGACATTGAACTGGCGTTCCAGTCGATTCGGTGTCGGCGTAGCTGGCTTGCCATCGTAACGGCCAGGCCAACGACGATAGCACGTCTGCGAGCGCAATCCTTCCACACGCATCAGCCTGGCAACACGATGTCGTCCGCAGCGCTCACTCAGTTCACGCAAATCCGCATGGATCTTGCGGCAGCCGTAGACACCACCGCTTTCCAGCCATGAATGCTTGGTCATGATCGTCCTTGGCTCGCGCAGACTTAGGCCCGCTCAGCCAGCCTTAGTAGCCGCTGGGATGCACTTTCAGCACCTGACAGAGGCGTTGAACGGCGTAGTCCGCCGAGAGCTGGCGGACAAAAGCGTACTTCAGCCGGACTCCTTGGCAAAGTACGCGGCGGCCATTTCAGGATGTCGCGCTCCTAGGTCACTCGCTGAGCTCAGCACGTAGGCGGCGCAGTTCGGCCTGCTGATCATCTTCGCGCTTGCGCTGGGTCCGGTATAGGCCGGGGATGTCTACTGGAGCGGGGGTAGTCCACTTACTGTAGTGCTTAGTCCACACATACAGGCTTTGTGTGGATACGCCCAGCCGAGCCGCAACCTCGGCAGCAGGGAGGTCGCATTGGGTCACTTGCTTGACCGCTTCGATTTTGAGTCCTCAGGGTAACACTGGTTGCTCATGGTACCTCCTAAAGGCCTCAATTATGAGGCCCGGAGGCCTCTAGGGAAGCGGGGCGATACAATATTCAATTCCGCTATATGTCCAGGCGACAGCTCAAGCTCCCGAGCTGAATCAGCGCC
This genomic window from Pseudomonas furukawaii contains:
- a CDS encoding helix-turn-helix domain-containing protein → MELNTAFGLALKRLRKQQGLTQEDFSNVSSRTYLSSLERGIKGPTIEKVEQLASVLDVHPATILAAAYLIKESGVARRDLVLRIEEELSRLENAHY
- a CDS encoding AbrB/MazE/SpoVT family DNA-binding domain-containing protein; translated protein: MAATRVVIQDWDGDGAIRIPDEILQVMGVEVGDSLYLIEEYVGTTRCIVLSKTPLVPDRTDELVEHMDSATKLNA
- a CDS encoding DUF6088 family protein; the encoded protein is MPNDKSQSTSIRIAQRVKRLPKGQPFSIRNFAEFGTRNAVYKAIALLVNRGDLERLHRGIYMRPKPSRYVARYRPSAWEVVRLIARQNRQTLQMHGANAVRMFGLSTQMPLVPIYYTSGPSRSFHFGKGEVRLIHAPPSVMQHAGTEVGTAISALFYLGKEGANAGCITAIQNALKPADQITLMTCKMPQWMRRALELSCERNLPPEHSGSRSHK